Proteins co-encoded in one Dyella japonica A8 genomic window:
- a CDS encoding MFS transporter: MASSPAQASADSLRSHPAFVQFWFARICSGFGFQMLSVAVGWQIYAITGRALDLGLIGLVQFFPSVMLALPAGHVADQFERRRIVMLGQIVDMLAIAVLAAITLMRLTHETMILALVFVIGVAKAFEFPALQSMLPALVPSPILPRAMAASASAGQAAMILGPAVGGLLYVAGPGTVYSVCALLYLVAVVLMARLRYEQAQPRREPATLKTLFAGVHFIRHRPDVLGVISLDLFAVLLGGATALLPIFARDILHTGPWGLGLLRAAPAVGALLMSLWLARHSMERRVGPIMFASVAGFGVATLVFAVSKVLWLSLAALFALGALDMVSMVIRGALVQLDTPDDMRGRVSAVNAIFINTSNQLGEFESGLLAAWVGAVNATVIGGIGTLVVVGLWMAMFPTLRRRQSLRADVPQEPAGAEATL; the protein is encoded by the coding sequence ATGGCGTCCTCCCCCGCGCAAGCTTCCGCGGATTCGTTGCGCTCACATCCGGCATTCGTGCAGTTCTGGTTCGCCCGGATCTGTTCGGGCTTTGGCTTCCAGATGTTGTCGGTCGCCGTCGGCTGGCAGATCTATGCCATCACCGGCCGCGCACTGGACCTGGGCCTGATCGGGCTGGTGCAGTTCTTCCCGTCGGTGATGCTCGCGCTGCCCGCGGGCCACGTCGCCGACCAGTTCGAGCGCCGCCGCATCGTGATGCTGGGGCAGATCGTGGACATGCTGGCCATCGCCGTGCTCGCCGCCATCACGCTGATGCGGCTTACGCACGAGACGATGATCCTCGCGCTGGTGTTCGTCATCGGCGTCGCCAAGGCATTCGAGTTCCCGGCATTGCAGTCGATGCTGCCCGCCCTGGTGCCATCGCCCATCCTGCCGCGCGCCATGGCCGCCAGTGCATCGGCGGGACAAGCCGCGATGATCCTGGGGCCTGCCGTCGGCGGCCTGCTTTACGTCGCCGGGCCGGGCACGGTCTACAGCGTCTGCGCGCTGCTTTATCTGGTCGCCGTCGTGCTGATGGCCCGCCTGCGTTACGAACAGGCACAGCCCAGGCGCGAGCCGGCCACCTTGAAGACCTTGTTTGCCGGCGTGCATTTCATACGCCATCGCCCCGACGTACTCGGCGTGATCTCGCTGGACCTGTTCGCGGTGCTGCTGGGTGGCGCCACCGCCCTGCTGCCCATCTTCGCCAGGGACATCCTGCATACCGGCCCGTGGGGACTTGGCCTGCTGCGCGCGGCACCGGCCGTGGGTGCGCTGTTGATGTCGCTGTGGCTCGCGCGTCATTCGATGGAACGACGGGTGGGGCCGATCATGTTCGCTTCCGTGGCTGGCTTCGGCGTGGCGACGCTGGTGTTCGCCGTATCGAAGGTGCTGTGGCTATCGCTGGCCGCCCTGTTCGCACTGGGCGCGCTCGACATGGTGAGCATGGTGATCCGTGGCGCGCTGGTGCAGCTCGATACGCCGGACGACATGCGCGGCCGCGTCAGCGCGGTGAATGCCATCTTCATCAATACATCGAACCAGCTGGGCGAGTTCGAATCCGGCCTGCTCGCCGCCTGGGTGGGCGCGGTCAACGCCACGGTGATCGGCGGCATCGGCACGCTGGTGGTGGTGGGTCTGTGGATGGCCATGTTTCCCACGCTGCGCCGCCGGCAGAGCCTTCGCGCGGACGTGCCCCAGGAACCGGCAGGCGCGGAAGCCACGCTCTAA
- the ubiM gene encoding 5-demethoxyubiquinol-8 5-hydroxylase UbiM translates to MNVDIAIVGGGPAGLCLARSLADSGLSILVIEQQARDTLHEPPFDGREIALTPRSVRILDELGIWQRLGPVDASPLRSARVLNGHGRHGLHVTPCDRHDNELGFLVPNDRIRRAAFASIEHEPRVTLACGTSVEGVTWDGDAAHLHLSDGSKVSARLVVGADSRFSRVRRDAGIAADMHDFGKTMLVCRMALEKPHAGEALEWFGHAQTLAALPLHNGEASIVVTLPPHDMQRLMDRDDDAFNAEMRRRFDHYFGDMRLVSTRHTYPLVGVYARRFVAPRFALVGDAAVGMHPVTAHGFNLGLRSIDTLASLIRRAAAGGGDIASPGLLQRYQRMHRLATWPLYAATMAIVTMYTDDRPIARRARSALLRASQALPPVRHAIAHALAADSHDSSSHYRHNG, encoded by the coding sequence ATGAATGTGGATATCGCGATCGTCGGCGGCGGCCCCGCCGGCCTGTGCCTCGCCCGATCGCTGGCGGACTCCGGCCTCAGCATCCTGGTGATCGAACAACAAGCGCGGGATACCTTGCACGAGCCACCGTTCGACGGGCGAGAGATCGCGTTGACGCCCCGCTCCGTGCGCATCCTCGATGAGCTCGGCATCTGGCAGCGGCTTGGCCCCGTGGACGCATCGCCACTCCGCAGCGCACGCGTGCTCAACGGGCACGGACGGCATGGCCTGCACGTCACGCCGTGTGACAGGCACGACAACGAACTGGGCTTCCTCGTGCCGAACGATCGCATTCGCCGCGCCGCGTTCGCCAGCATCGAACACGAGCCGCGCGTGACGCTGGCATGCGGCACCTCGGTGGAAGGTGTCACCTGGGATGGCGACGCGGCGCACCTGCACCTGTCCGATGGCAGCAAGGTGTCCGCACGACTGGTCGTCGGCGCCGACAGCCGCTTCTCACGCGTGCGACGCGATGCCGGCATCGCAGCCGATATGCACGACTTCGGCAAGACCATGCTGGTCTGCCGCATGGCATTGGAGAAGCCCCACGCTGGCGAAGCGCTGGAATGGTTCGGCCATGCACAGACCCTGGCCGCGCTGCCCCTGCACAACGGCGAAGCATCCATCGTCGTGACCTTGCCGCCACACGACATGCAGCGGCTCATGGACAGGGACGACGACGCCTTCAACGCGGAGATGCGCCGTCGTTTCGATCACTATTTCGGTGACATGCGACTGGTGTCGACGCGGCACACCTATCCATTGGTCGGCGTGTATGCGCGCCGATTCGTCGCGCCGCGCTTCGCCCTGGTCGGCGACGCGGCCGTGGGCATGCATCCGGTCACCGCCCACGGCTTCAACCTGGGGCTGCGCAGCATCGACACGCTTGCCTCGCTGATCCGGCGCGCGGCAGCTGGCGGTGGTGATATCGCCTCGCCCGGGCTGTTGCAGCGCTATCAGCGCATGCACCGGCTCGCCACCTGGCCGCTGTACGCCGCCACCATGGCCATCGTCACCATGTACACCGACGATCGCCCGATCGCACGCCGTGCCCGCTCGGCGCTGCTGCGGGCCAGCCAGGCGCTGCCCCCAGTCCGGCATGCCATTGCGCATGCGCTCGCGGCAGACAGCCACGACAGTTCCAGCCATTACCGACATAACGGCTGA